In Hippoglossus hippoglossus isolate fHipHip1 chromosome 24, fHipHip1.pri, whole genome shotgun sequence, a single genomic region encodes these proteins:
- the LOC117758559 gene encoding heparan sulfate glucosamine 3-O-sulfotransferase 5 — protein sequence MLFKQQALLRQKLFVLGSLAIGSVLYLVARVGTLDRLQPICPIEGRLNPPEPEQIPLRTLQFKRGLLHELRKGNATKEQIHLHNLVQQLPRAIIIGVRKGGTRALLEMLNLHPAVVKASQEIHFFDNDQNYARGIDWYRGKMPFSFPHQITIEKSPAYFITEEVPERIFKMNSSIKLLIIVREPTTRAVSDYTQVLEGKERKNKTYHKFEKLAIDTNTCEVNTKYKAVRTSIYTKHLERWLKYFPVEQFHIVDGDRLITDPLPELQLVERFLNLPSRISQYNLYFNATRGFYCLRFNIVFNKCLAGSKGRIHPEVDPSVVTKLQKFFHPFNQKFYQITGRTFNWP from the exons ATGCTATTCAAACAGCAGGCACTGCTGAGACAAAAGCTCTTCGTACTGGGCAGCCTCGCTATCGGAAGTGTCCTCTATCTCGTGGCTAGGGTTGGGACCTTGGATAG GCTACAGCCCATTTGCCCCATTGAAGGCAGACTGAACCCCCCTGAGCCAGAGCAAATCCCTCTCCGCACCCTGCAGTTTAAGCGTGGCCTGCTCCATGAATTACGTAAGGGCAATGCCACCAAAGAGCAAATTCACTTGCACAACCTGGTACAGCAGCTGCCTCGGGCTATCATCATCGGGGTTCGCAAGGGAGGCACCCGCGCCCTGCTGGAGATGCTCAACCTGCATCCAGCGGTGGTCAAGGCTTCACAGGAGATTCACTTTTTTGACAATGACCAAAACTATGCTCGCGGAATCGACTGGTACAGAGGGAAAATGCCCTTCTCCTTCCCTCACCAGATCACCATTGAGAAGAGCCCCGCGTACTTCATCACAGAGGAGGTCCCTGAACGCATCTTCAAGATGAACTCCTCCATCAAGCTGCTGATCATCGTCCGCGAACCCACCACCAGAGCTGTGTCTGACTACACTCAAGTTCTGGAGGGCAAGGAGCGTAAAAACAAGACCTACCACAAGTTTGAGAAGCTGGCCATCGACACCAACACCTGTGAGGTGAACACCAAGTACAAAGCTGTCCGGACCAGCATCTACACGAAACACCTGGAGCGCTGGCTCAAGTACTTTCCTGTGGAGCAGTTCCACATTGTGGACGGGGACCGTCTTATCACGGACCCACTGCCCGAGCTGCAGCTCGTTGAGCGCTTCCTCAACCTACCCTCAAGGATCAGCCAATATAATCTGTATTTCAATGCTACCAGGGGATTCTACTGTCTGCGATTTAACATTGTCTTCAACAAGTGCCTGGCAGGCAGCAAGGGCCGCATCCATCCAGAGGTGGACCCGTCAGTGGTGACAAAACTGCAGAAGTTCTTTCACCCCTTCAATCAGAAGTTTTACCAGATCACTGGTAGAACATTCAACTGGCCATGA
- the LOC117758206 gene encoding histone deacetylase 2, giving the protein MSEEPLYTRGPPRPPAAAAPPTEPRSAPSVAPGPFRSSLRLPKPTPTNFQKEAKYRNMAYTTAGGTKKKVCYYYDGDVGNYYYGQGHPMKPHRIRMTHNLLLNYGLYRKMEIYRPHKATAEEMTKYHSDDYIKFLKYIRPDNMPEFSKQMQRFNVGEDCPVFDGLFEFCQLSAGGSAAGAVKLNRQQTDIAVNWAGGLHHAKKSEASGFCYVNDIVLAILELLKYHQRVLYIDIDIHHGDGVEEAFFTTDRVMTVSFHKYGEYFPGTGDLRDIGAGKGKYYAVNFPLRDGIDDESYEQIFKPVMAKVMEMYQPSAVVLQCGADSLSGDRLGCFNLTIRGHAKCVEYMKTFNLPMLMLGGGGYTIRNVARCWTYETAVALDTEIPDELPYNDYFEYFGPDFKLHISPSNMTNQNTREYMEKIKQRLYENLRMLPHAPGVQMQAVAEDAVPDDAMEEDTEDPDKRLSIRATDKRIACDEEFSDSEDEGEGGRRNVSNQKKGAKRPRADDDDKEAEEKKTVVEIKEEEKTKESSPEKTETKSVKTEQPTSD; this is encoded by the exons ATGAGCGAAGAACCTCTATATACAAGAGGTCCGCCCCGCCCCCccgctgcagctgctcctcccaCTGAGCCGCGCTCCGCACCGTCTGTCGCTCCTGGTCCCTTCCGTTCATCTTTACGTCTGCCGAAGCCAACTCCAACCAACTTTCAGAAGGAGGCAAAGTACCGCAACATGGCGTACACGACTGCGGGTGGGACGAAGAAGAAGGTCTGCTACTACTACGACG GTGACGTAGGAAATTACTACTATGGACAGGGCCACCCCATGAAACCACATAGAATCAGGATGACTCACAACCTGCTTCTGAACTATGGACTGTACAGGAAAATGGAAATCTAC aGACCACACAaggccacagcagaggagatgaCCAAATATCACAGCGATGACTACATCAAGTTCCTCAAGTACATACGGCCGGACAACATGCCTGAGTTCAGCAAGCAGATGCAGCGCT tCAATGTTGGAGAGGACTGTCCTGTGTTCGATGGGTTGTTTGAGTTCTGCCAACTCTCTGCTGGTGGCTCTGCTG ctGGTGCAGTGAAACTGAACCGACAGCAGACTGACATTGCAGTGAACTGGGCAGGAGGACTTCACCACGCAAAGAAGTCTGAAGCCTCTGGATTCTGCTACGTTAATGACATTGTGCTGGCCATCTTGGAGCTGCTCAA GTACCACCAGAGGGTGCTCTACATTGATATAGACATCCACCATGGGGACGGAGTGGAGGAGGCCTTCTTCACCACAGACAGGGTCATGACTGTGTCTTTCCATAAATATGGGGAGTACTTCCCTGGAACCGGAGACCTCAGG GATATTGGAGCTGGAAAAGGCAAATACTATGCTGTCAACTTCCCTCTGCGTGATGGTATTGACGATGAGTCATACGAGCAAATCTTCAAGCCT GTGATGGCCAAGGTGATGGAGATGTACCAGCCCAGTGCTGTGGTTCTTCAGTGTGGTGCAGACTCTCTCTCAGGAGACCGCCTCGGCTGCTTTAACCTCACCATCCGCG GGCACGCCAAGTGTGTGGAGTACATGAAGACCTTCAACCTCCCAATGCTCATGCTAGGTGGAGGAGGATACACCATCCGTAACGTGGCCCGCTGCTGGACCTATGAGACGGCTGTGGCTCTGGATACAGAGATCCCTGATG AACTGCCCTACAATGACTACTTTGAATACTTTGGACCTGACTTCAAGCTGCACATCAGCCCCTCCAACATGACCAATCAGAACACACGAGAGTACATGGAAAAGATCAA GCAGCGGCTGTACGAGAACCTGCGGATGCTTCCTCACGCTCCTGGAGTTCAGATGCAGGCCGTCGCAGAGGACGCTGTCCCAGATGACGCCATGGAAGAGGACACGGAGGATCCTGACAAACGCTTGTCCA TTCGTGCCACAGATAAGAGGATAGCATGCGATGAAGAGTTCTCTGACTCTGAGGATGAGGGCGAGGGTGGCAGGAGGAATGTGTCCAATCAGAAGAAGGGCGCGAAAAGGCCAAGAGCTGATGATGACGACaaggaagcagaggagaagaaaactg TTGTAGAGattaaagaggaagagaaaaccaAGGAGAGCAGTCCTGAGAAGACGGAGACAAAAAG TGTGAAGACCGAGCAGCCCACCAGTGACTGA